In uncultured Bacteroides sp., one genomic interval encodes:
- a CDS encoding DUF3298 domain-containing protein yields the protein MKINLKIILSALLLTGILFPSCGGKKQKESDKLTTDSVLLKETSHLFDDPKKPGCSLDISFAYIKNASNKTLQDSINNKLLSVCFGNEYVGQDPKVAVAAYKIAYIKGYKNDVQQFYLEDQKKNSEEDFNAGWYNYSKDLKSKFSFNEDGVLVCQIDTYDYTGGAHGSYASTFINFDLLTGKQIRLADLFKDGYEKELTKLLLSKLEKQNKVTSEAELEEIGYFITEPLSPTENFYLNDDGFTFYYNIYEIAPYVMGPTKIEISFSDVESLMKDENPASGLY from the coding sequence ATGAAAATAAACTTAAAGATAATTCTTTCTGCACTTTTATTGACAGGAATATTATTTCCTTCCTGTGGAGGAAAGAAGCAAAAAGAATCCGATAAACTCACAACGGACAGTGTTTTGTTAAAAGAAACTTCTCATCTATTCGATGATCCTAAAAAACCCGGTTGTTCACTTGATATTAGTTTTGCTTATATTAAAAATGCATCAAATAAAACTTTGCAGGATAGTATTAATAACAAGCTTCTTTCTGTTTGTTTTGGAAACGAATACGTTGGTCAGGATCCAAAGGTTGCCGTTGCAGCATATAAAATTGCTTATATAAAAGGATATAAGAATGATGTGCAACAGTTCTATCTGGAAGATCAAAAGAAGAACTCTGAGGAGGACTTTAATGCCGGATGGTATAATTACAGCAAAGACCTGAAGAGTAAGTTTTCATTTAACGAAGATGGGGTATTGGTTTGTCAGATTGATACTTACGATTATACAGGAGGTGCTCACGGAAGCTATGCATCTACCTTTATTAACTTTGACCTGCTAACCGGCAAACAAATTCGTCTTGCAGATCTTTTCAAAGATGGGTACGAAAAAGAGTTAACCAAGTTGCTGCTTTCCAAACTCGAAAAACAGAATAAAGTAACCTCGGAAGCCGAACTGGAAGAGATTGGTTATTTCATTACTGAACCGCTTTCACCAACAGAAAATTTCTATCTGAATGATGATGGATTCACCTTCTATTACAATATTTATGAGATTGCTCCTTATGTAATGGGGCCAACAAAAATAGAGATTTCGTTTTCGGACGTAGAATCTCTGATGAAGGATGAAAACCCTGCAAGCGGATTATATTAG
- a CDS encoding MBL fold metallo-hydrolase, with protein MKIKRFEFNMFPVNCYVLSDDSNEAVVIDPGCFYEEEKMALKKYIDSNGLTIKHLLNTHLHLDHIFGNPFMLKEYGIKAEANKADEFWLEQAPKQSRMFGFELKEEPVPLGKYICDGDIISFGSLTLEAIHVPGHSPGSLVYYCKQENCMFSGDVLFQGSIGRADLARGNFDELLENICSRLFILPNDTVVYPGHGAPTTIGIEKTENPFFR; from the coding sequence ATGAAGATAAAGAGATTTGAATTCAATATGTTTCCCGTGAACTGTTACGTTCTGAGTGATGATAGCAACGAAGCAGTTGTGATTGACCCGGGATGCTTCTACGAGGAAGAAAAGATGGCTTTGAAAAAATATATCGACAGTAATGGACTCACAATAAAGCATCTTTTGAATACTCATTTGCATTTGGATCATATATTCGGCAATCCTTTTATGCTAAAGGAATACGGCATAAAAGCGGAAGCAAACAAAGCAGATGAGTTCTGGCTTGAACAAGCACCTAAACAGTCGCGTATGTTTGGCTTCGAGCTTAAGGAAGAGCCGGTGCCACTTGGTAAATACATATGCGATGGAGACATTATTTCATTTGGCAGTTTAACTCTGGAAGCCATTCATGTTCCGGGTCATTCTCCCGGTAGTCTGGTTTATTACTGCAAGCAGGAAAACTGTATGTTCTCCGGTGATGTATTGTTTCAGGGAAGCATAGGGCGTGCCGATCTTGCACGAGGTAACTTCGACGAATTGCTGGAAAACATTTGTAGTCGTCTCTTTATTTTGCCAAATGATACAGTTGTTTATCCCGGTCACGGAGCTCCTACAACAATAGGAATTGAGAAAACCGAGAATCCTTTTTTCAGATAG
- a CDS encoding alpha amylase C-terminal domain-containing protein, translating to MNKTLNLIKRDSWLEPYKEAITGRYEHALYKESELTEKGKITLSYFASGYLYFGLHRTNDGWIFRECAPNATCIYMIGTFSDWQEKESYKLQRIGNGNWELKLPADALKHGELYKLKIFWEGGQGERIPAWATRVVQDDVTKIFSAQVWSPEEAFQFSKTPFIPKKDPLLIYECHIGMAQQEEKVGTYNEFREKILPRIAKAGYNCIQIMAIQEHPYYGSFGYHVSNFFAASSRFGTPEELKLLIDTAHGLGIAVIMDIVHSHAAKNEIEGLGNFAGDPYQYFYQGAKREHPAWDSLCFDYGKDEVLHFLLSNCKFWMNEYKFDGFRFDGVTSMLYHSHGLGEAFVGYGDYFNGHQDDNAICYLTLANRLIHEVNPEAITIAEEVSGMPGLAAKTEDGGYGFDYRMAMNIPDYWIKTIKEKIDEDWKPSSIFWEVTNRRKDEKTISYAESHDQALVGDKTLIFRLIDADMYWHMQKGSENYTVNRGIALHKMIRLVTATTINGGYLNFMGNEFGHPEWIDFPREGNGWSCKYARRQWDLVDRKTLVYHYLADFDQQMIELVEGVKDFQSLPIEEIWHNDGDQILAYKREDLVFVFNFNPAKSFTDYGFLVAPGSYSVVLNTDAKEFGGNGLADDNIKHLTNFDPLYKGENKEWLKLYIPARSAVVLRKTE from the coding sequence TTTCATACTTTGCTTCCGGATATCTGTATTTCGGATTACACCGAACCAACGATGGATGGATATTCCGTGAATGTGCTCCTAATGCCACTTGTATTTATATGATTGGTACATTCAGTGACTGGCAGGAAAAAGAATCTTATAAATTACAACGCATTGGTAATGGGAATTGGGAATTGAAATTACCTGCCGATGCGTTGAAACATGGTGAGTTATATAAACTAAAAATCTTCTGGGAGGGAGGACAAGGTGAACGTATTCCTGCATGGGCAACACGTGTAGTGCAGGATGATGTTACCAAAATATTTTCCGCTCAAGTATGGTCTCCTGAAGAAGCTTTTCAGTTTAGTAAAACACCATTTATTCCTAAAAAAGATCCGCTTTTAATCTATGAGTGCCATATCGGTATGGCTCAGCAAGAGGAAAAGGTAGGAACTTACAATGAATTCCGGGAAAAAATACTTCCACGAATAGCAAAGGCAGGATACAACTGTATTCAGATTATGGCTATTCAGGAACATCCTTATTACGGAAGTTTTGGTTATCACGTATCCAATTTCTTTGCAGCATCTTCGCGTTTCGGAACTCCTGAAGAGTTGAAGCTGCTGATTGATACAGCTCACGGATTAGGTATTGCTGTGATTATGGATATTGTTCATTCTCATGCAGCCAAGAATGAAATAGAAGGATTAGGAAACTTTGCTGGCGATCCATATCAGTACTTCTATCAAGGTGCTAAAAGAGAACATCCGGCATGGGATTCACTTTGCTTTGATTACGGCAAGGACGAGGTTCTTCATTTCTTACTTTCCAACTGTAAATTCTGGATGAATGAGTACAAGTTTGATGGATTTCGTTTCGATGGTGTAACTTCCATGCTTTATCACAGTCATGGTTTAGGAGAAGCATTTGTTGGCTATGGCGATTATTTCAATGGCCATCAGGATGACAATGCCATATGTTACCTTACATTGGCAAACAGGCTTATACACGAGGTAAATCCTGAGGCTATAACTATTGCCGAAGAAGTATCTGGTATGCCCGGATTAGCTGCTAAAACCGAAGATGGTGGGTATGGGTTTGATTACCGTATGGCAATGAATATTCCAGATTACTGGATAAAGACAATCAAGGAAAAAATTGACGAGGACTGGAAACCTTCATCTATATTCTGGGAAGTAACCAATCGTCGTAAAGACGAAAAAACTATTTCCTATGCAGAAAGTCATGATCAGGCGTTAGTGGGTGATAAAACTCTTATATTCCGCTTAATTGATGCTGATATGTATTGGCATATGCAGAAAGGTAGCGAAAACTACACTGTAAATCGGGGAATAGCTCTTCATAAAATGATCCGTTTGGTTACTGCTACTACAATCAATGGTGGATATCTCAACTTCATGGGGAATGAATTTGGCCATCCGGAATGGATTGATTTTCCGCGTGAAGGTAATGGATGGTCATGTAAATATGCACGTCGTCAATGGGATCTTGTAGATCGTAAAACGTTGGTTTATCACTATTTGGCCGATTTTGATCAACAAATGATTGAATTGGTTGAAGGTGTTAAAGATTTCCAGAGTCTTCCAATTGAAGAAATATGGCATAATGATGGTGATCAGATATTGGCATATAAACGTGAAGACCTGGTTTTTGTATTCAACTTTAATCCGGCTAAATCATTTACCGATTATGGCTTCCTTGTTGCTCCGGGCTCGTATAGTGTTGTACTAAATACCGATGCTAAGGAATTTGGCGGAAATGGATTGGCAGATGACAATATTAAGCATTTAACTAATTTTGATCCGTTATATAAAGGTGAAAATAAAGAGTGGTTAAAACTATATATTCCGGCCCGCTCTGCAGTAGTATTGCGTAAAACAGAATAG
- the rsmG gene encoding 16S rRNA (guanine(527)-N(7))-methyltransferase RsmG: MEIILKYFPNLTEEQHRQFAALYDLYIDWNAKINVISRKDIENLYEHHVLHSLAIAKVIDFKPGTSIMDLGTGGGFPGIPLAILFPDTKFHLVDSIGKKVRVATEVANAIGLTNVTFRHARAQEEKQLFDFVVSRAVMPLSDLIDIIKKNVSKKQINALPNGLICLKGGELQHETLPFKNKTVINSISDYFEEEFFETKKVVYVPLV; encoded by the coding sequence ATGGAGATTATTCTTAAATATTTCCCCAACCTAACCGAAGAGCAGCACCGTCAGTTTGCAGCTCTTTATGATTTATACATAGACTGGAATGCCAAAATAAATGTTATTTCCAGAAAAGATATAGAAAACCTGTACGAGCATCACGTGCTCCACTCTCTTGCTATTGCAAAGGTTATCGATTTCAAGCCCGGAACTTCAATAATGGATCTCGGTACCGGAGGAGGTTTCCCTGGTATTCCACTGGCTATTCTTTTTCCGGATACGAAGTTTCACCTTGTAGACAGTATCGGAAAGAAAGTGAGAGTGGCAACAGAGGTGGCAAATGCCATAGGACTGACGAATGTAACCTTCCGTCATGCCCGTGCACAAGAGGAAAAACAATTGTTCGACTTTGTAGTTAGCCGTGCCGTAATGCCTCTTTCCGATTTAATTGATATCATTAAGAAGAATGTTTCAAAGAAACAAATCAATGCGTTGCCAAATGGCCTTATTTGTTTAAAAGGTGGTGAGCTTCAACACGAAACATTGCCATTTAAAAATAAAACAGTTATTAATAGCATAAGCGACTACTTCGAGGAAGAATTCTTCGAAACAAAGAAGGTTGTTTATGTTCCATTAGTTTAA
- a CDS encoding heavy metal translocating P-type ATPase yields MKKIENKTYPVLNMHCAGCASNVEKTVNGLPGVEKGAVNLAANTLSIEFDRLVLSPESLQKAIQEAGYDLIIEEDNALELQEEEQRKRYNRLKIKTIGAWVFAIPMMLISMVFMHMPYAHQIMLILALPVLLLFGNSFYINAWKQLKIGRSNMDTLVALSTSIAFSFSVFNTFYPEFWTSRGLEAHVYYEAATVIVAFVLLGKLLEERAKGNTSSAIRKLMGLQPKTASVIRDGKEQTLLISQLQVNDLVSVHPGEKIPVDGTVSEGSSFVDESMITGEPVAAEKNVGDMVLAGTINQKGAFVMRTSKVGKETLLANIIRMVQEAQGSKAPVQKIVDRITGIFVPVVLGLSVITFIVWMLFGGINMFSYALLSAVSVLVIACPCALGLATPTALMVGIGKGASNHILIKDALALEQMRKVNTVVLDKTGTLTEGHPTVSQWFWENGEEPQAKEILLAAELKSEHPLADAIVNELQSQGITPTALSSFESITGKGIKVVYQGETYWAGNQRLLNDFGAVVSVYLKGMIEKSQNEGKSIVFFGQNKSLLSIIAISDKVKPSSKEAIKMLRNLGIRVCMLTGDGEATASSVASELGIGHYKAEALPSDKEDFVKELQNEGSVVAMVGDGINDSQALARADVSIAMGKGTDIAMDVAMITLMTSDLQLLSKAIKLSRQTVKLIHQNLFWAFIYNLIGIPIAAGLLFPLNGLLLNPMIASAAMAFSSVSVVMNSLSLNWRKLTIEA; encoded by the coding sequence ATGAAGAAGATAGAAAATAAAACATATCCGGTACTAAATATGCATTGTGCAGGTTGTGCAAGCAACGTTGAAAAAACTGTAAATGGCCTTCCAGGAGTTGAAAAAGGAGCAGTTAATCTGGCAGCAAATACCCTTTCCATAGAGTTCGATCGCCTAGTTTTATCACCCGAGTCTTTACAGAAAGCAATACAAGAGGCGGGGTACGACCTTATTATTGAGGAAGATAATGCACTGGAATTGCAGGAAGAAGAGCAAAGAAAAAGATATAATAGATTAAAGATAAAGACAATTGGGGCATGGGTTTTTGCTATCCCAATGATGTTAATCTCAATGGTGTTTATGCACATGCCGTATGCGCACCAAATAATGCTGATTCTGGCCCTGCCGGTTCTTCTATTGTTTGGTAACTCCTTTTATATAAATGCCTGGAAACAGCTGAAGATTGGCCGAAGCAATATGGATACACTGGTAGCACTGAGTACTTCCATTGCTTTTTCATTCAGTGTGTTTAATACTTTTTATCCCGAGTTCTGGACTTCGAGAGGCCTGGAAGCTCATGTATATTACGAAGCTGCAACGGTTATCGTTGCATTTGTGCTGCTGGGTAAACTTCTGGAAGAAAGAGCTAAGGGAAATACCTCATCGGCTATCAGGAAGCTGATGGGATTACAGCCGAAGACTGCTTCGGTAATAAGAGATGGTAAAGAACAAACATTGCTTATTTCTCAATTACAGGTAAATGATCTGGTTAGTGTTCACCCGGGAGAAAAAATACCCGTTGATGGAACTGTGAGTGAAGGCAGTTCTTTTGTGGACGAAAGCATGATTACCGGAGAACCTGTTGCCGCAGAGAAGAATGTTGGCGATATGGTTCTGGCTGGAACAATTAACCAGAAGGGTGCTTTTGTGATGAGAACCTCTAAAGTAGGAAAAGAAACATTGCTGGCTAATATAATCAGAATGGTACAAGAAGCTCAGGGAAGTAAGGCTCCCGTGCAAAAGATAGTCGATCGCATTACCGGAATATTTGTACCTGTAGTGCTTGGCTTGTCTGTTATAACGTTCATTGTATGGATGCTTTTCGGAGGAATAAATATGTTCTCTTACGCATTGTTATCGGCAGTATCGGTACTTGTTATTGCATGCCCATGCGCGCTGGGACTTGCTACTCCAACTGCACTTATGGTGGGCATAGGTAAAGGCGCCTCTAACCATATTCTTATTAAAGATGCTTTGGCTCTGGAACAGATGAGAAAGGTAAACACGGTAGTGCTGGATAAAACCGGAACATTAACCGAAGGACATCCTACAGTTTCTCAGTGGTTCTGGGAAAATGGAGAAGAACCTCAGGCTAAGGAAATTCTTCTGGCTGCCGAGTTAAAGTCGGAACATCCATTGGCAGATGCTATTGTGAACGAACTTCAGTCACAAGGCATTACACCAACAGCTTTATCATCTTTCGAAAGTATTACTGGGAAAGGTATAAAAGTGGTTTATCAGGGCGAAACATACTGGGCCGGGAACCAGAGATTATTAAATGACTTTGGAGCTGTAGTATCTGTCTATTTGAAAGGTATGATAGAAAAATCTCAGAACGAAGGTAAAAGTATTGTTTTCTTTGGGCAAAATAAGAGCCTTTTATCGATTATTGCAATCAGCGATAAAGTAAAACCGTCATCAAAAGAAGCGATTAAGATGCTGCGTAATTTGGGAATAAGAGTCTGCATGCTCACCGGTGATGGAGAAGCCACAGCCTCTTCTGTAGCATCGGAACTAGGCATCGGACATTACAAAGCCGAAGCATTGCCAAGTGATAAAGAAGACTTTGTGAAAGAACTTCAGAACGAGGGTAGTGTAGTAGCAATGGTTGGCGACGGAATCAATGATTCTCAGGCACTGGCGCGTGCAGATGTAAGCATTGCTATGGGAAAGGGTACGGATATTGCTATGGATGTGGCCATGATTACGTTAATGACATCTGATCTGCAGCTATTGTCGAAAGCCATTAAGCTGTCCAGACAAACAGTGAAGCTTATTCATCAAAACCTTTTCTGGGCATTCATTTATAATCTGATAGGTATACCTATTGCTGCGGGATTGCTCTTTCCACTTAATGGTCTGCTTCTCAATCCGATGATTGCAAGCGCAGCCATGGCATTTAGTTCCGTATCGGTTGTAATGAACAGCTTGAGTTTGAATTGGAGAAAGTTAACAATTGAAGCATAA
- the gcvP gene encoding aminomethyl-transferring glycine dehydrogenase gives MKTDLLSNRHIGIEEKDMEHMLNTIGVKSLDELINQTIPSNIRLKKQVSLPAPMTERLFTEHICKLGAKNKIFTTYIGMGWYDTITPAVIQRNVLENPVWYTSYTPYQTEVSQGRLEALMNFQTVISDLTAMPLANCSLLDEATAAAEAANMMYGLRSREQQKNGANILFVDEKVFPQTHAVINTRAVPQGIVVLTGDYKQFEFTPDVFGCIIQYPNSDGNVEDYRGFTEKAHAAGCKVSVAADILSLALLVPPGEWGADIVFGSTQRLGIPMYYGGPSAAYFATRDEFKRSMPGRIIGWSKDKYGKLCYRMALQTREQHIKREKATSNICTSQALLATMAGFYAVYHGAEGLKNIANRIHQTTTYINKILKKLGYKQQNEQYFDTIRLSLTDQVSASQMRTIAQSKKVNLRYFDNGDVGISVDETTDIHDVNVLLTIFSIAAEKEFAEVTSIPENGSLKESFKRKSTFLTHPIFSQYHTETEMMRYIKRLDRKDISLAHTMISLGSCTMKLNAAAELFPLSNPSFSGIHPFAPEEQVEGYSELIYNLGEYLKQITGFAGVSFQPNSGAAGEYTGLRVIRTYLISRGKGNRSKVLIPASAHGTNPASAVQAGFTPIICACDEFGNVDMDDLRVKAEENKDDLAALMITYPSTHGIFETEIKEICAIIHSYGAQVYMDGANMNAQVGYTNPGTIGADVCHLNLHKTFAIPHGGGGPGVGPICVAKHLVPFLPEHPFFGSSQNTVSSAPYGSAGVLPITYGYIRMMGIEGLKQATAIAILNANYLAARLKDTYGIVYRGANGFVGHEMILECRNISNETGITENDIAKRLMDYGYHAPTLSFPVHGTLMVEPTESESLAELDNFVDVMLSIYQEIQEVKDGTADKADNVLVNAPHPEYEVVADNWSHAYSREKAAYPIQSVRDNKFWINVARVDNTLGDRKLLTTRYETFE, from the coding sequence ATGAAAACAGATCTATTATCTAACCGACATATCGGTATTGAAGAGAAAGATATGGAACACATGCTCAATACCATTGGTGTAAAAAGCCTGGATGAACTGATTAACCAAACAATTCCTTCAAATATTCGCTTGAAGAAACAAGTAAGTCTTCCTGCTCCGATGACGGAACGTCTTTTTACTGAGCACATTTGCAAACTAGGAGCAAAAAATAAGATTTTTACTACCTATATTGGTATGGGGTGGTATGACACTATTACTCCTGCTGTTATTCAGCGAAACGTGCTCGAAAATCCCGTATGGTATACTTCTTATACACCATATCAGACAGAAGTTTCGCAAGGACGCCTGGAAGCTTTAATGAATTTCCAGACCGTTATATCAGATTTAACGGCAATGCCTTTGGCAAACTGTTCACTGCTCGACGAGGCAACTGCTGCCGCAGAAGCTGCAAACATGATGTACGGACTGCGTTCTCGTGAGCAGCAAAAGAATGGCGCTAATATTCTTTTTGTTGATGAAAAGGTTTTTCCGCAGACACATGCGGTAATTAATACCCGTGCTGTTCCTCAGGGAATAGTTGTGCTCACCGGAGATTACAAGCAATTTGAATTTACGCCCGATGTATTTGGCTGTATTATTCAATATCCAAACTCAGACGGTAATGTGGAAGACTATCGTGGCTTCACCGAAAAAGCTCATGCAGCGGGATGTAAAGTTTCCGTAGCTGCCGACATACTTAGTCTGGCACTGCTTGTTCCTCCCGGAGAATGGGGAGCAGATATCGTTTTCGGCTCAACTCAGCGATTAGGTATCCCAATGTATTACGGAGGCCCTTCTGCTGCTTACTTTGCTACACGCGATGAGTTTAAAAGAAGTATGCCGGGACGAATCATTGGCTGGTCGAAAGATAAATATGGTAAACTTTGCTACCGCATGGCATTGCAGACACGTGAACAACACATTAAGCGTGAAAAAGCTACTTCAAACATTTGTACTTCTCAGGCTTTGCTTGCAACCATGGCCGGATTCTACGCTGTTTACCATGGTGCTGAGGGTTTAAAGAACATAGCCAACCGCATACATCAGACAACTACCTATATAAACAAAATATTAAAGAAGTTAGGATATAAGCAGCAAAACGAACAATACTTCGACACAATCCGCTTATCACTTACCGATCAGGTTTCTGCCAGTCAGATGCGTACAATCGCTCAAAGCAAAAAAGTTAACCTGCGCTATTTTGATAATGGAGATGTGGGAATCAGTGTTGACGAAACAACAGATATTCATGATGTAAATGTTCTGCTTACCATTTTCTCGATTGCGGCAGAAAAAGAGTTTGCAGAAGTAACCTCTATTCCTGAGAATGGCTCACTGAAAGAATCGTTTAAACGTAAAAGTACATTCCTTACTCATCCTATTTTCAGTCAGTATCACACAGAGACTGAGATGATGAGATACATCAAGCGCCTTGATAGAAAGGATATCTCATTGGCTCATACCATGATATCTCTGGGATCTTGCACCATGAAGCTAAACGCTGCTGCCGAGTTGTTCCCATTGTCGAACCCTTCATTTTCGGGCATACATCCTTTTGCTCCAGAAGAGCAGGTAGAAGGTTACAGCGAACTTATCTATAACTTAGGCGAATATCTGAAACAGATTACTGGCTTTGCAGGTGTAAGTTTCCAGCCCAATTCAGGTGCTGCAGGAGAATATACCGGACTTCGTGTTATTCGTACTTATCTTATCAGCAGAGGTAAAGGTAATCGTAGTAAAGTTTTAATTCCGGCATCAGCTCACGGAACCAATCCGGCATCGGCTGTTCAGGCGGGATTCACCCCAATTATCTGTGCCTGCGATGAATTTGGCAACGTTGATATGGATGATCTTCGCGTTAAAGCAGAAGAGAATAAAGACGATCTGGCTGCTTTGATGATTACCTATCCTTCTACTCACGGTATTTTTGAAACTGAGATTAAAGAAATCTGTGCCATTATTCACTCCTACGGTGCACAAGTCTACATGGATGGAGCAAACATGAACGCTCAGGTAGGATATACCAACCCGGGGACAATTGGTGCAGATGTCTGTCATCTTAACCTACATAAAACATTTGCCATTCCTCATGGTGGTGGTGGTCCTGGCGTAGGCCCTATTTGCGTGGCTAAACATCTTGTTCCGTTCTTGCCTGAACATCCATTCTTTGGATCTTCTCAGAATACAGTTTCCTCTGCTCCGTATGGAAGTGCCGGCGTTTTACCAATCACTTACGGATATATCCGAATGATGGGAATTGAAGGCTTAAAGCAAGCAACGGCTATTGCTATTCTAAATGCCAACTATCTGGCTGCTCGTCTGAAAGATACTTATGGTATTGTTTATAGAGGAGCCAATGGCTTCGTGGGTCATGAAATGATTCTTGAATGCCGTAATATTTCTAACGAGACAGGTATTACAGAAAATGATATTGCCAAGCGATTGATGGATTATGGATACCATGCTCCTACTCTCTCCTTCCCTGTTCATGGCACATTAATGGTTGAGCCAACAGAAAGCGAAAGCCTTGCCGAACTGGATAATTTTGTAGATGTAATGTTGTCCATCTATCAGGAAATTCAGGAAGTGAAGGATGGCACTGCCGACAAAGCAGATAATGTTCTTGTAAATGCTCCTCACCCCGAATATGAAGTGGTGGCTGATAATTGGTCGCACGCATATTCTCGTGAAAAGGCCGCTTATCCTATTCAATCAGTACGCGATAATAAGTTCTGGATAAACGTAGCCCGTGTGGACAATACGCTGGGAGACCGTAAATTACTCACCACAAGATATGAAACATTCGAGTAA
- a CDS encoding DUF6057 family protein, translating to MYSYNSHLEKKTTRTISCVSGFLFILFSFVYLAVSFRYLLYITEDLSLFTYDIPFFLEKVSKPGGILLYIASFFTQFLCYPWIGALIIIAFLQLIQWLIHRSFDFNRKYFIISYIPSFLLLIIITDAGRSLYLMTHLESIFTYVLSIFFLLLSYYSFINIQDPRKSLITLCWLIPLLFFGLSGSAAIFFSGLILLCGILSKRNSNIFSICLFSLGLIGLSFLLAKYLLYPYFTTNQVLFGIHPITPVDYKTEKLLPHLLLLLFFVLIAIRQMFPPMGNRITSYARWIYTNIIGLLILSALTAMLANCNDDFRYEMVIDRSIQNRNYNKALRAGQDAPHPTREMTVLRNTALVLSGHAGDKMFEYTQDYKSDGLFFDYNKDKPSYPGGAMIYFYLGAKHLATEWANNDYLKNRNSFRMLKDYVLIATANGHLNATKQTAQILDNTLFHRDFAKELYEIIADTTILINKDQVFGGIKQRLSDNYYPFPTKGNYDKFICNFYRDNQDNKVAYEYYLMSALLDKNVEKISWGLKRYWNYYKKTMPKHYAEAAVLCNYINKAPVVYANKVTLDKFKEFLKLKKVQNNSATEANVMRKKYGDTYWWYYFYK from the coding sequence ATGTATAGTTATAACTCTCATTTAGAAAAGAAAACCACTCGTACAATCTCTTGTGTGAGTGGGTTTCTTTTTATTTTATTTAGCTTTGTTTATCTGGCTGTAAGTTTCCGATATTTATTATACATAACAGAGGACTTATCTCTTTTTACTTATGACATTCCTTTCTTTCTGGAAAAAGTAAGTAAACCGGGAGGAATACTTCTTTATATTGCTTCTTTTTTTACTCAATTCCTCTGTTATCCCTGGATAGGAGCACTTATTATTATTGCATTTCTGCAACTCATTCAGTGGCTCATTCACAGATCGTTTGACTTTAACAGGAAGTATTTTATAATCTCGTATATACCGTCGTTCCTTCTTTTGATAATTATCACAGATGCAGGACGCTCGCTTTATCTGATGACTCATCTGGAGTCTATTTTTACTTATGTACTTAGCATTTTTTTTCTGCTGCTAAGCTATTATTCTTTTATAAACATACAAGATCCCCGAAAAAGCCTCATAACTCTCTGCTGGCTAATTCCATTGTTGTTTTTTGGACTTTCGGGTAGTGCAGCAATTTTCTTTTCTGGGCTAATCCTTTTATGCGGAATATTATCAAAAAGAAATAGCAATATTTTCTCTATTTGTTTATTCTCTTTGGGGCTAATCGGACTTTCGTTTCTTCTGGCAAAATATTTATTATATCCGTATTTCACTACCAATCAGGTTTTGTTTGGCATTCATCCTATAACCCCGGTAGATTATAAAACAGAGAAACTGTTGCCGCATCTGTTGCTTTTACTATTTTTCGTGTTAATTGCAATCAGGCAAATGTTTCCTCCAATGGGAAACAGAATTACTTCCTATGCCCGATGGATATACACAAATATAATTGGATTACTTATTTTGTCGGCACTTACGGCTATGCTGGCCAATTGTAATGATGACTTCAGATACGAGATGGTGATAGATCGTAGTATACAAAACAGAAACTATAACAAAGCTTTACGGGCAGGGCAGGATGCTCCTCATCCTACCAGAGAAATGACCGTGCTTCGTAATACAGCTTTAGTTCTTTCGGGGCATGCAGGAGATAAAATGTTTGAATACACACAGGATTATAAATCTGATGGCCTGTTCTTTGATTATAATAAAGATAAACCATCATATCCGGGTGGTGCTATGATTTATTTCTATTTAGGAGCTAAACATCTTGCTACAGAATGGGCAAACAATGATTATCTTAAAAATAGAAATTCATTCAGAATGCTAAAGGATTATGTGCTTATTGCTACTGCAAACGGACACTTAAATGCAACAAAGCAAACTGCGCAAATACTGGATAATACATTATTTCATCGTGATTTTGCAAAAGAACTTTATGAAATAATAGCAGATACTACTATTCTTATAAATAAGGATCAGGTATTTGGTGGCATTAAGCAACGGTTATCTGATAACTACTATCCGTTTCCAACTAAAGGGAATTATGATAAGTTTATCTGCAATTTCTATCGCGATAATCAGGATAATAAAGTGGCATACGAGTATTACTTAATGTCTGCTCTGCTCGATAAGAATGTTGAGAAAATAAGCTGGGGTCTGAAGCGTTACTGGAACTATTATAAGAAAACCATGCCAAAGCATTATGCAGAAGCGGCTGTGCTATGCAATTATATAAATAAAGCTCCGGTGGTATATGCAAATAAGGTAACTTTGGATAAGTTCAAAGAGTTTCTTAAACTAAAGAAAGTACAAAACAATTCTGCAACCGAAGCAAATGTAATGCGTAAAAAGTACGGAGATACATACTGGTGGTATTATTTTTATAAATGA